The following are encoded in a window of Haemorhous mexicanus isolate bHaeMex1 chromosome 7, bHaeMex1.pri, whole genome shotgun sequence genomic DNA:
- the CLRN3 gene encoding clarin-3, which translates to MPSRKKTSMFASAFCTCVSSFVVICVVLATPQWVSSEVRFSRTGTAVTVSLTYGLFSGTCEQFVEAGLQVSQTNFQVSEALSSSRSRSLVVATIVVLVLALLSSLLSAGFTCTNAVSNPYQTFLGPIGVYTWNSLCGVLTLTALILFPVNVEGNSLSEELAHSCSSSLQTHLGSKHNYGYSYWIMLLTLFLNIASLIIIYLYDHARYSKKKEQERPIENAPKDVILF; encoded by the exons ATGCCATCCAGGAAGAAAACCTCCATGTTTGCCTCTGCTTTTTGCACCTGTGTGAGCTCCTTCGTGGTGATCTGCGTGGTGCTGGCCACGCCGCAGTGGGTGAGCAGCGAGGTTCGCTTCTCGCGCACCGGCACCGCCGTCACCGTCAGCCTCACCTACGGCCTCTTCAGTGGCACCTGTGAGCAGTTCGTGGAGGCAGGACTCCAGGTGTCCCAAACCAACTTCCAAG TCTCAgaggccctgagcagcagcaggagcaggagcctggtGGTGGCCACCAtcgtggtgctggtgctggccctgctgagctccctgctcagcGCTGGCTTCACCTGCACCAACGCTGTCAGCAACCCCTACCAGACATTCCTGGGACCCATTGGAGTCTACACCTGGAATTCCCTGTGTG gagTCCTCACCCTCACAGCCCTGATCCTTTTCCCTGTGAATGTGGAAGGGAACAGCCTGTCTGAGGAGCTGGCCCACAGCtgttccagctccctgcagacacaCCTTGGATCCAAACACAACTATGGATATTCCTACTGGATCATGCTGCTCACCCTTTTCCTGAACATTGCTTCTCTCATCATCATCTACCTCTATGACCACGCCAGATATTCCaagaagaaagagcaggaaaggcCCATAGAGAATGCACCAAAGGATGTTATTCTGTTTTAA